From Podospora bellae-mahoneyi strain CBS 112042 chromosome 3, whole genome shotgun sequence, the proteins below share one genomic window:
- a CDS encoding hypothetical protein (EggNog:ENOG503P2KD) — MFKAAVSHYISSPPSSLVAGLGASSMEHEVGRKGPRGRSVNLRTRQYTEGIIHVPAPCFSVCDSAYLEAQRVGKDPELCEEEDSVFYSSYNDCRMCIRDMSDYGMYGVAEREYLTPTFQPWLDYCESLPPVQYMASTDMPTSTLITPATIVKIPESTDKPVIDISPATSPQTPRAAPIPSTPPLNEEPIAPSTVSQPTFRYLASRLLLPLLQVPQGAAQPTPEALLHYPVCQRQYHGFGPIVI; from the exons ATGTTCAAGGCGGCAGTTTCGCATTATATATCTA gtcccccatcatctcttgtAGCAGGCCTAGGCGCATCTTCTATGGAGCACGAGGTTGGGAGGAAAGGCCCGAGGGGACGATCCGTGAATTTGCGGACGAGACAGTACACTGAGGGCATTATTCATGTGCCAGCTCCCTGCTTCTCAGTCTGCG ATAGTGCCTATCTTGAGGCGCAGAGGGTTGGCAAAGATCCGGAGTTgtgcgaggaagaggactCTGTGTTCTACAGCTCATACAATGACTGTAGAATGTGTATTCGTGACATGAGCGACTATGGCATGTACGGGGTTGCGGAAAGAGAATATCTCACGCCTACTTTCCAACCGTGGTTGGACTACTGCGAATCATTACCACCCGTTCAGTACATGGCCAGCACCGATATGCCAACCAGCACACTAATCACCCCAGCGACCATCGTTAAGATCCCTGAAAGTACGGACAAACCCGTCATCGACATCAGTCCCGCCACTTCACCCCAAACACCCAGGGCAGCACCCATACCCAGCACACCGCCTCTTAACGAAGAGCCCATTGCACCATCCACTg tatcACAACCGACGTTCCGTTACCTAGCGAGccgtcttctcctcccactcctgcaAGTTCCCCAGGGAGCAGCCCAACCAACGCCAGAGGCACTGCTCCATTATCCTGTATGTCAGCGCCAGTACCACGGGTTTGGTCCCATTGTTATCTGA